The genomic interval GTAATTTCCTGTATTCTGCTTTCTGTCGCTTCCTTTGGTTCCTTCATAAACCATTTTATAGTTCTCTGTAATAACTAAATATCTACCAGTTTGTTGTTTCTGTACAACATCCTCGCATGGCTTTTATAGCTCAGTGAAAATGTGGAAACAAGCGTACACAAAACACTTCATGATACCGCAGCTCTGTGTACTCACCTTCACCTCGAACTCAAAGTGTTCGTCCTTGCCCTGTCCGCGGAGGACGTAACGAGGAATGCTAACTTTGACAGGCTCCTTGACGCCATCGCAGCTCACCCCCCCAGCCGCTCGGGACATCAAATGCTGCAGGAGAAATCATCAAACccagacaggaaagaggagcAGACAGTAAAAGGTCGACTCTGAACAAACATTCTGGTAAGAAATAAGGAAGTCCCAACCCTCATCTacagaaaccaaaaacactAGGATTCAAACTGATGTaatctttatttagttttaaatcaAGAACATGTACACATAGTGCAAAATTAATCATTTCCTGTTACTTCCCATCATGACCAAATAAGTAAAGTGACATTATTCTCCTTTGGAAAcaagttaataaatatttatcatgtCAGCTGCAGTctcattttattgtattaattacAGCAGGTTTATAGTTAatctttatcattttaatgtgagaaaagtttaaaaaggttaaaacacatttaaaagttatttcaTGTAAATTTTCTTCTGAAGACAATTTTTTTCCCTAAAATTAAAAGGGAGCACCTGGCTGATTATTCCCACAGAGTCACTCATGCTGTGACCCTGGTAAAGTCCACCTTTAGATGCACAGATGGTTTATGAGCATTTGAGCTTCTGAAGAGCAGCCAAAAGTTAATTTCCAAGAGTCgcacagactgctggaggcGGGAACATCAGCTGAGCCCCGCCTTAACTCCACCTTCCGTTTCAGAGCTTGCTTATTGCGTTTTTTGAAGACCACATCTACGCGGAAGCAGTTCTCATTCCTCCTGACAAGCAGACACCTGATGTCTGAACGCCTGCGCAGCTTTAGTCCTTGGAACTGAGGCTGAACGGGAACCTGGCTGGACCCTCGTGGCACTGGATGAAAGACTCCATCCTCCTGGAGAAGAGCAACATGAGTGTCCGTCAGAAGGAACTGGAACAGAGAGTCTTGATGGACTCTGATGGAGCTGGTCACCCTGACGCTGGTGTAGAGCAGAGGACATATATGCGCCAGAGAAGGTTTGTTTGGATCGTCCATGTTCCCGTGGATGATGTAGAGCAGGTCTGCAAGGACCCGCTTGAATCTGGAAGTGACATTCAGACCACTGTGTAAGGTAACATCAGGAACACTGGAGGTCCAATCCAAAGACAGAGCCATGAGGTCCTCTGAGAGCAATGGGTGAGTTTCAGTTACCTTGGAGAACGTCTCAGGACAGCAAGTCTTTAGTACAGCCTTGCAGAAGTCCTGTGTGAGCTCTTGGTTGTGAGTGAAGACAGCCAGAACCGAATCCTCTCTAAACCCAATTAGACGGACGTGCTGCCCTGCCAAACTGATCTGGACCTCCCTGATTTCTGTAAGGTCAAAATGATGGAAAATATTGAGGGTGTCCAAAGAGTCTTTGTCAGCTGAAACTACCGTGAGGCCCTGTTCTGACAAAAGTAGGCAAGCTGGTTTTGGACTGGGTTGCTCAAAGCTGGCTGCTCTGAGCCAGAAGGTACTTAGAATATTTTTAACTGGTCTTTGAGAGGACAGAGATTCAGTTTTTTCCAGTATCTGTTGGGATGAGAGACTACGAAGCTGCTCCAAAGCTGGTGGAAACTCAATCAGACCCTGATAAAACTCTTCTGGACGGCAGTCCTCTGTCCCGCCGATTCTGACAGAGGACACTGACCTCTTAGGCCATGCTAATGTGGCATTCAAGCCAAGTCCTTGAGAACCACCAAGGGCACAAGCGTTGGACAGATCCACCAAACTGACTTTGTTTTCCAGAACAGGGTGAGgttttggagggagctgaaattTCATTTGTTGGATCTGCGGAACATCTTTGGACATCATGGTCATGTACTGAGAGACGGCATACCTTATTTCATCGACTCCCACATTTCGGATGAAGTCTCGTGTGCCCTGTAGTCGTCTCTCTGCATTTTTGTAAGCATCTGAAAGCTTTCCTGTAAAGTAGTCAAAAACTTGGCACTTGCTCAAATCTGGGCTGGAATGTTTATCCGAGTCCTGTAACTCGGTGGATTGATCCCTGGAAATCTCAGCTTCCTCTGCTCGCCACGGGTAGAGGGTTTGGTTCTTGACTTTTGTGAGATAGTGCCACAGGTTTCTCTTACTGGCGGTCATGTCCatcagtttttcattttcttcttgtcCAATGGGTCCAATTATATCCTGCTTACCATTTGACTGGGGAATCTCAGTTTCAACTGACCTCCACGGGTAAAGGGTTTGGTACCTAACCTTTGCAACATACTCCCAAACATTGTTTTTACTGGACAATACCCTTTCTAGAGCTTCCTTTTGATCTTGACCCATTTCACCACCAGACTTTGAGTTCTTTCCCGGCATAGTCAACTCTGTGCCAGAGTTGGGTAAATCCAATGGTTGATCCCTGGATGGCTCAGATTCTTCTGGTCTCCATGGATATAGTGTTTGGTTCCTAACTTTAGTAACATAGTTCCAAACAAAGCTCCTTTCAGTCGACACCCTTTCTGCAGCATCGACCTTTCCTTGGTCCGTTTCTTTACTAACCAACATTATGTCTTGCTTGGAGCTGATATAGTCTCTTCCAGAACTCAGCCACTTAAGCAGTTCAGACTCTCTGGTGGTCCACGGATGCAGAGTGTGGTTCTTGACTTTAGAAACGTAATCCCAAATGTAGCTCCTGCTGGTCAATTCTTGCTTTGCTGCTGCCTTTTTGTCTTGTTCCAACTCTTCATCACCCACCAGGTTTGggcttttatttttgacatttttaagatAATCGAAAACATTGTTCCCCTCGTCCAATTTCTCCTGCTTGACTGGACCATTGATGGCGTCTTTTAAATCTTGCTCGGAGAAGATAGACTCACTGTCAGAGCTTTGCAGCTTTAAAGGTTTAGAATTGTCTGCTCTCTCCATTTCAGGTTGATTCTTGGCATTTTCAAAATGGTCCAAATCGTGGTTCTTACTGTCCAACATTTCTTGCTTTAGTAGTTCACAGACGCCATGTTTTGAGTCCTGCCCTGAGCTGATGAAATCATTGTCAGAGATTTGAGAATTTGAATGTTCTGACTCTACCTTCTCCTGATTTTGGGTTTGAACATTGACATATTCAAGATCATCCAAAACATGGCTCTTATAGCCCAAAACCTTCTCTGCCTTTTGCTTCATCGGGCCGTTAGTTTCCTTTTCCAACCAGATTAACTCATTGCCAGAATcttgcagttttaaaacatcCAACTCTTCTGTTGTGTGGCTGTGAATGTTTTGGGCTTGATTCTTAACGTTTTTGAGATCTTCCAATACCTGGTACCTATTGTTCTCCTCTTTTGGATCTTGCTTGTCAGAGCTTTGAAGCTTGGAAAGTTCTGGTTCTTTGTCTCTTTCTGTTTCACATGTTTGATAATTGACTATTTTCTCTGAGTGTGAATTCAATGATTTGTtcaacattttcttcttctgatCATCAGAATCCAAGTGGAGATAATTACTGTCTCTGGTGATTTTCTCGTTTCCACTCAGTCTGTTGGTTGCTTGTTGGTCTCTTTTGTAACAACAATCAGGTCCACAAACAGGTTGGAGCCGCTTTCCTGTAAgaacatttacttctccttcccaCCAGTTTACTTTGTCAATGTCTTTTTCAATCAGGAGTCTGTCTGAGGAACCGAGCTGTTTTTCTCTGTGAGTCTCCAGAAGTTCGTCCTTTGGTTCATCAAAAACGTTCTGGACGTCAGGGAGTAAACTTGTCTCAAACTCTGGGGAGCCCAGGAGGTTAGACCAGCAGGTATTCTGTGTGCACAAGGGGGAAGTCTATGACTACATCGGTAAGGAGGACGGAAAATGTGTGTGAATTAAACTGAAGTCCATGATCCACCCAATGAGAATTACAGTCCAACCACCAGGTGAACAGGTGAGACATGAGATTTAAAGTGATAGTGTGAAGAGGTTGACATGCAAATTAGGCAGCAAAATTATTTCATAAACATTCAAAGGAGAATTCACAATAACTTCAATAAGTTCAGACAGATTAGGATTCATAACTGGAAGGAATCATCTCTAGAACCATGAATgtcaatcatttttattttatctgatcgGCTCCTTCCCCACAGTGGAACGAATAAATGACAAACACCTTCAATCATTTCTGAGAACAAGAAATAAGCTCAGACTTGTTAACCCACAGCAAATTTTCACAcaaggtcaaaattatacatacaggctcaaatacaAACATACACCCCCGCCGCTACTTGTTCAAGTGTCTCCTAGCAAGCAGCACCTTGTGttcatcaacaagcttctggcatcatTCTGGCTGATATTTGGTCTCTCTTCATGGCTGGACAGGTCCGTGTCCGGCAACAGACCCAGCTTTTAAGCAGAGTCCATGAATTTCCAGCGGGCCTTTGGTTGGAGTTTTGAAGCCCATTCCAGAAGTTTAATGTCGGTTCCTTTATCCAGTCCGAAACCAGTTGAGATTCACTCACGTCCCGTTGAAACAACCAACTGGGTCCGAGTTAGAGACCATCTACTGGATGTAGTCTTGCTCCATCACATCACCCACTTTGAGGAATGCACAGTACGACTAGCAGTgaaacagacccacagcatgatgcggcCCCTACTGTGCTAATGTAGAACTGTGTTCTGAGGTTTgaagcctcagcctgactcctcTAAGTCCACACTAGCTTTCTTGCCAGGCTTTAGCCTCGACTGTTCCCGACCATCCTACCAGTTTGGATCTTTTAGCCGACTTTAAGCAAAGTGGAGACACATCTAAATAACGTGGACTTTCCATACAGTTATCTAAACTGAAGAGCTCACAGTCTGCggttgttcagaaatgtctccTTAAGACCTTCCCCAATGCGTGTAAATCTACACTTCCTGGGTTCATCAAACCACCAGCTGCTCTCATGATCAGCTGTCAAATAAAAAGACCTTCTAGAACCTTCAGCACCACTTAGAAGTTTTTGgtgaatgtatgtaaatatccgAGCCTGTATGAAGAATCATTCCACTCTGGAGAAACAATGCTTCAAATAAAATCCctaaaagcccaaaattaatGACACCTTCATGTTGAAGATGAGTGGATGGGACCTTCTGAACACATCAGTAGATCCATCTCTACTTTGGACCTAAAAACAGAGTTACTTCTCAATTTGACTCTGCCTGCAGAAAATAATCAGTTTCTGAGGATATTTAACTTTAATTTATCATCTGTCTGTGTTTCCTTTCCATGCAGCGGtgctaaaaaacacaagaagTCGTCATTTTCGCAACGATAGCCAAGCTGtgacaaagcaaataaaaagctgttCATCTGGGGATCTGTGTTGGTTGTTCTATGTGGGTCAGTTCAGCTGGTTTAAAGTTCTGTTGTTATCCGTAAATATCAGTAAAATTCAATTTAAACTGTGACTTCTCTCACACAGTGTGACAGCGCATCTCCTTATAATAATTAATGACAGCTCACAGGAGAAAGCAGAGAATAAATATATTGTGTTTGCTGTAAAGTGCGGCTCTAATCGATGCATCTCTACAAACAGCCCAACTTTTAATAAAGTTGAACTATTCCTTTAGGACAGCAGCTCATTTGTTTCGTTTCAAACTTTAAAGTGATGAAAAATGATCAGACTTTATTATGAATTAAAATCATGCATCTGAGGTCAGTTTTCATGCAAAGTAAACAacgaataataataataatgttaagCTCCAAGTCTCACCTCATACTTCAGCCTTCGTGGATTTATGTTCTGCAGTTTTTCATCCTCCTGAAAAAAAATTTACTGCATCATAAAATTTACACAGACTGTTTTAAATCAGCGCAAGAAGACTGaattttattaataatctgGAAATAGTTTAAGAGAAGGAAAACAATCCAACAAAAAGTGggacaaaataaaactcaggaaAACATCATCATCATGCAGATTAGGGAGCAGGGAACAAGCGAAGGGCTGATGGATCCTGGTCTTACCTCATCTGTTAATCTAACAGAGCTACAGACGCTAACTTCCTCATCGTCCTGCAGAGTTGAAGAGCTTAAGATCAGTTCTGCACACAAACATCAACTCTACACCTGCTAGATCTTTATGCCTGGGTGGAAATAATCTGCTCCCTGAATAAATGCAGGCAGCTGCTTCTTCATGGTTCAAACCCAAACTAAACAGTTTAAAGGTCCAACAGTAGAATAACTGACGCTGATCTACAAACACAGACCTGCTGAGGTTCTGCCGAGATAAAAAGGAACTTTAAGATCAAGAGTCTTACTCTGAGAGACTCGCAGGACACGGACAGATCCATGCTGCTGCTCCCGTTCAGGAGGTTCATCTTCCGAAGCCGGCGCTGAACTTCCTCCTCGATGTATGCGTTGATCCTGCTGGAGAACCAGAGCGTTAATGACCCGTTTATCTGGGCTCCTTCAGGACGAGGGATATGTAGATATTTGTGTGAACTGAAGTTTGAAGGAGACGGACTGAGCAGTGCCATGGTCTGAAGCCCTACCTGTCATCAGACAGCGGCAGCAGAGTGTTCAGACTCTGGATGTGGCTGGCCGGGGAGCTGCTGTGTCCCGTCTTCTCATCGGTACCGACGGACTGACTCCGGTTGTGGTTTTCACCCTCACTGATCCTCTGCCGCAGCTTCTGGATCTCATGCTCCACTCTGCAGGAACAAACACACCTTTGAGCTCCTTGATCCATCCCAACACTCTGGCGGACTCACGATTAATTACCGGGTCGAAAAAAATGAACCACAACTGGGTTCTGACCTCTGCTGGTCCAGATCGGCTCCCGTCCTCACAGAACAACTTTGCTCCTCAGAGTGTGGCTCAAGGGAGACGCTGCGTCTCAGAGCCGAGTGCCTCCTCTCCAGCCGAGCCACCGCCTGCTCCATGGCCTCCCTCTGCTGCATCTCCTTTGACTCTAGGATCTCCTTCTCCTTCCTCCTTACCTTCTCCTCCTGCCGGGCCACGTTGGCCGTGAACTCGTAGGACtcctggagctgctgcagctgctgggcACTGTGCCAGTGGAGGTGCAGCTTCTCCTCCTtgtcctccagctccttctCCACCTGGAACAGTGTGTTGTCCAGTCCAGGCGGACCGTCACAGTTCTCATTGCTCCCCACGGCGCTGCGCTCCAGCATCTCCACggctctctgcttctcctcagCCAGTGCAGGGAGGAGGATGTCGGCCAGGTTGGCGAGCTGTCGCTCATTGAAGTGCAGTCGGTTCTCCGCCTGCCTAAGGAGCTGCTCCTCCTGACAGATGGTCGTGGCGTCCTGCGCTCCTTTCTGCTGCCCCTCCTTCAGCTGCCGCTGTCGCTCCTTTAGTCTGTGGGCGAGGAGCAGCAATGTGCTCTTCTCTGCAGCCACCTCCTTCTCCAGGAGCTCCCTCTGCCGTTGGAGCCCCTCCTCCAGCTTTCCCAGCTCCTTCACCTGAACCTCCTTAAAGGCCGTGTACTGCCTCTGGACAGATCTCGCCTCTTTGCTGGCATCTTCCACATCTGTCCGCTCCGCGGCCTCTTTGGCTCGGAGGAGTGCCTCTCTGATCTCTGCCAGCGCACGTCGTTCCTCCTCCAGGCGTCGGACGACTTCCCTGGTCAGCAGGGCGGAAGCCGCCTCCTGTTTTTCCCTTAGCTGCTCCTCCAGCCTCCCAACCAAACTCAGCTGCTCCTGCTCCTGCTCCTCCAGCCGCCGCCGCTCCATCTCCAGGCGTATCTGCTGCTCCTCGCGCTCCTTCTTCAGTCGCTCCAGCTCACGGTAAATCTCAGTCTGCTCTGCAGCCTCTTGTTGTTGACGCTtcgcctcctgctcctcctcctgctgccgTTTCTGCAGCTTTCTGCGCTGCAGCTCCACTTCCTGGATCTCGGAGCGCCTCTCCTCCTCAAAGCGTTCCTTTTCAGCCAAGAAGTCCTGCAGGCGGCTCTCGATGTCTTGGCTGCGACGACGGAGGCTCTCCTCCTGACGGAGGATCCGCTGCTGCACCTCCTCCGACTCCTTGCGCTGACTCTCCACCTCCTGCTGGAGGCGCTCGAGCTCCGCCTTCTCACTCAGCTGCTTGGCCTCCATCTCTTTGATCAGCATCCTGCAGAAACACAAACCGGTTCGTTATGTTTTAATGGCAGCACATGGTACAATGGACCTTCATCACCAGGAAGAAAAATTAactaaaaaacaattaatacCTTAAATCATGCTGCCCTGAGTTCTGTCTGACAGGTGTTAACTTTATCCCTGTAGAAAAGAATAAAATTCAAGGGATTTCTCCAGAGGATTGCCTCAAGGCTTGCAGCTGGGATCCCTGATATTTCCAGTATCCTCCACCTTTTAGGTCTAATGATGTCATCGTGTCCTCTTCGGAGGAAGCCAAAGCCATCCCGGCCTTAGCTCGCCGCTTGGCCAGAGGGAAGAACTGATTTCATGAGGAGAAAGAGGTGGTCGCATGGGGAACAGCAGCCAATCAAAATGTTGTGAGGCCATATTTTTTAAATCCGGAATATAAAACCTAACAATAAAAGCGTCCAAAGAAAAAGAGCTGACCTCTGATCACCATCACAGAGTCGCTCGCAGCTGAATTTTTCCCCCTGCATAAGTCTTTtatggcgactgtggctcagtgcaATCTGATGAGGGTTGTGGGTTAAATTCCACCTTCCTCCTACCACGTCGATGTGCCACTGGGCTAGGCACTTAGCCTCAAATTGCTTACCAATCTGCATAtctgtgtataaatgtgtgcGCGTTACTGAGTggcgactgggtgaatgtgggtCTAGTGTAAAGCACATTGGGTGGTCAGtttgactggaaaggcgctatagaAGTTCagtaaatttacatttaatacCTCCAGATGGTTTTAACTGCCGTTCTCCAGCTGCTGGTACTGATCAGATCTCAGTggtccttagttttcctcatccaaattgcaaagcactaaaacctcttctgtttgttgttttgtaccgtccaccaggcccttactctcaatttttagatcagttttcggaccttttatctgatttagtgttaaatacagataaggttattatagtgggggattttaacattcatgtagacgctgaaagtgatagcctaaatatagcctttaatgctatcttagactcaattggctttgctcaaaacattaacaaacctacccacctttgtcttcattctctggaccttgtgctgacatatggcattgagtgtaaagacataacaatattctctcataaccctgtcctgtctgaccatttattaataacctttgagtttaatttaaccgagtactccacacctgaaagaaaatttcattatagtagatcattatcaggcgatgctgtaacaacctttaaagaatctgttccacttttaatttcctcattatcactgaaaagcacaatggacggcaatgattttgtttttgccccttcataaattgattattttgttcatagtgtttcttcatcattgcgtgatgcattagacaatgcagcccccttgaaaaagaaggtaattattcataggaggctagctccttggtttaattcagagctgcatactttaaagcacaatgttagaaaattggagagaaaatggcgctctacacacctagaagattcctacttaatctggaaaaaatagcctactgttgtataaaaagacacttcaccaagctagaacagcttatttctcatcattaatagaagagaacaagaataatccaaggtttctctttagtacagttgctaaacttacacagagtcatagctctgttgagccatccattcccttagctcttagcagtcatgactttatgggattcttcttaaataaaattgattctattaaaaataaaatctttgacatactcctgaagatgattacttcatcctcagcaagtgagacaacattggaagtaactgcagaacctgatttgtgtttggactgttttgatcctgtggagcttcctgagttatcagaaatattagcttcatctaaaccttcaacttgtatgttagacccaatcccaaccaaattatttaaggaagtgttccctctgattaccagccccattttagatatgattaatctatcattagtaaatggatcagaaccacaggcttttaagttagctgtaattaaacctttacttaagaaaccttcacttgattgagatgatttaataaattacagacctatatccaatcttccattcttatctaaaattcttgagaaaatagttgctaatcaaatgtgtgaacatttatacaacaatgacctgtttgaagagtttcagtcaggtttcagagctcatcatagcactgaaacagctctgctgaaagtcactaatgatattcttatggcctcagataatggacttgtgtctgttctggttctgttagatctcagtgctgcatttgatacagtcgaccataatattctcttagaaaggctggaatatgctgtagagatcaggggaacagcgctagactggtttaaatcttatctgtctgacagattccagtttgttcatgtaaatgataaatcatctttaaactccagggttaattgtggagtaccacagggttcagtacttgggccaattctctttactatatatatgcttccaataggtcaaattatcaggcagcataggataaattttcactattacgctgatgatactcagctttacttatccataaatcctgatgaacccaaccagttagatagactacaagcatgtcttgaagatataaaaacttggatgactttaaatgttttgcttctaaattcagacaagacagaagttgtcgtctttggaccggagtctttaaaaaagaaactgcttagtcaatcacttaacctggatggcattaaattgacctctgataataaagtaaaaaaccttggtgttaactttgactaggacatgtcatttaaatcccatattaaacaggtttctaggatttccttctttcatctccggaacattgccaaaattagaaatatcctgtccaggagtgacgctgaaaaactagtccatgcatttgttacttcaaggctggactattgtaattctttactatcaggatgtccacaaaatgcagttaaaagccttcagctgattcaaaatgctgcagcaagagttctgatgaaaattaaaaagagagatcatatttctcctattttagcttcccttcattggctccctgttaaatccagaatagaatttaaaattctcctcctcacatataaagcccttaatgatctagctccatcatacatcagagatctgattggtccatatgttcctaacagagcactttgttctcagactgcaggtttactggtggttcctagagtctctagaagtagaatgggaggcagatcctttagttatcaggctccactcctgtggaaccagctcccagttttagtctgtgaggcagacaccctgtctacttttaaggctaggcttaaaactttcctttttgataaagcttatagttagagtggcttagtttatcctgagctatctctgtagttatgctgctataggcttaggctgctggaggacataatgaccactttcaccctctctgctacattctcatactactctccaattttgcattatttgctgttatttcagcttttaaccttgttctctcttttctcttcctagaagctacacctggcctgactctgtgtctacctgtgacacctttctggagaggggaatcgtccgagcttctgctggcaacaacttaatgctcaccttctacagatgatccacatagccctgtctttcagtgtttaaccctttctctctcctagacatggctactgactgagcttctactgtgactaactctatgttctctctttcagactctaaccttgaaaactgtctcagagtttatctgttctttctttctagatgaaaccactaaaggagctacatccattaacatttacttttccttcccatagaaagtactcctggatcagtgcttctttgttctctttgtgtctctgctctgttctctctaacctccagtcggtcgtggcagatagctgctcac from Girardinichthys multiradiatus isolate DD_20200921_A chromosome 5, DD_fGirMul_XY1, whole genome shotgun sequence carries:
- the kif16ba gene encoding kinesin-like protein KIF16B isoform X5, which encodes MASVRVVVRVRPMNRREKDLTAKGIIKMEGTKTSIINLKIPDEVVGDSMRERTKTFTYDFSYDSMDCKSSSFVSQEKVFRDLGCDVLKAAFEGYNACVFAYGQTSSGKSYTMMGVPGDAGLIPRICEGLFSRISDATRRDEASFRTEVSYLEIYNERVRDLLRRKSTHTYNLRVREHPKDGPYVEDLSKHLVQNYSDVEELMEAGNINRTTASTGMNDVSSRSHAIFTINFTQAKFDAEMPSETVSKIHLVDLAGSERADATGATGVRLKEGGNINKSLVTLGNVISALADMAQDSVNTNLKKKSVFVPYRDSVLTWLLKDSLGGNSKTIMIATISPANMNYGETLSTLRYANRAKNIINKPTINEDSNVRLIRELRAEIARLKALLVQGNQIALLDSPTALSMEEKLHQNEARVLELTKEWTNKWNETQDILKEETLALRKEGIGVVLDSELPHLIGIDDDLLSTGIILYHLKEGRTYVGREDASTEQDIILHGLDLESEHCVFENQNGAVTLVPLGGAQCSVNGVLVTAPSQLNQGAVILLGRTNMFRFNHPKEAAKLREKRKSGLLSSFSLSMTDLSKSCENLSTVMLYNPGLLTQKGHVFLRLEFERQQREELEKLEMKRMLIKEMEAKQLSEKAELERLQQEVESQRKESEEVQQRILRQEESLRRRSQDIESRLQDFLAEKERFEEERRSEIQEVELQRRKLQKRQQEEEQEAKRQQQEAAEQTEIYRELERLKKEREEQQIRLEMERRRLEEQEQEQLSLVGRLEEQLREKQEAASALLTREVVRRLEEERRALAEIREALLRAKEAAERTDVEDASKEARSVQRQYTAFKEVQVKELGKLEEGLQRQRELLEKEVAAEKSTLLLLAHRLKERQRQLKEGQQKGAQDATTICQEEQLLRQAENRLHFNERQLANLADILLPALAEEKQRAVEMLERSAVGSNENCDGPPGLDNTLFQVEKELEDKEEKLHLHWHSAQQLQQLQESYEFTANVARQEEKVRRKEKEILESKEMQQREAMEQAVARLERRHSALRRSVSLEPHSEEQSCSVRTGADLDQQRVEHEIQKLRQRISEGENHNRSQSVGTDEKTGHSSSPASHIQSLNTLLPLSDDRINAYIEEEVQRRLRKMNLLNGSSSMDLSVSCESLREDEKLQNINPRRLKYENTCWSNLLGSPEFETSLLPDVQNVFDEPKDELLETHREKQLGSSDRLLIEKDIDKVNWWEGEVNVLTGKRLQPVCGPDCCYKRDQQATNRLSGNEKITRDSNYLHLDSDDQKKKMLNKSLNSHSEKIVNYQTCETERDKEPELSKLQSSDKQDPKEENNRYQVLEDLKNVKNQAQNIHSHTTEELDVLKLQDSGNELIWLEKETNGPMKQKAEKVLGYKSHVLDDLEYVNVQTQNQEKVESEHSNSQISDNDFISSGQDSKHGVCELLKQEMLDSKNHDLDHFENAKNQPEMERADNSKPLKLQSSDSESIFSEQDLKDAINGPVKQEKLDEGNNVFDYLKNVKNKSPNLVGDEELEQDKKAAAKQELTSRSYIWDYVSKVKNHTLHPWTTRESELLKWLSSGRDYISSKQDIMLVSKETDQGKVDAAERVSTERSFVWNYVTKVRNQTLYPWRPEESEPSRDQPLDLPNSGTELTMPGKNSKSGGEMGQDQKEALERVLSSKNNVWEYVAKVRYQTLYPWRSVETEIPQSNGKQDIIGPIGQEENEKLMDMTASKRNLWHYLTKVKNQTLYPWRAEEAEISRDQSTELQDSDKHSSPDLSKCQVFDYFTGKLSDAYKNAERRLQGTRDFIRNVGVDEIRYAVSQYMTMMSKDVPQIQQMKFQLPPKPHPVLENKVSLVDLSNACALGGSQGLGLNATLAWPKRSVSSVRIGGTEDCRPEEFYQGLIEFPPALEQLRSLSSQQILEKTESLSSQRPVKNILSTFWLRAASFEQPSPKPACLLLSEQGLTVVSADKDSLDTLNIFHHFDLTEIREVQISLAGQHVRLIGFREDSVLAVFTHNQELTQDFCKAVLKTCCPETFSKVTETHPLLSEDLMALSLDWTSSVPDVTLHSGLNVTSRFKRVLADLLYIIHGNMDDPNKPSLAHICPLLYTSVRVTSSIRVHQDSLFQFLLTDTHVALLQEDGVFHPVPRGSSQVPVQPQFQGLKLRRRSDIRCLLVRRNENCFRVDVVFKKRNKQALKRKVELRRGSADVPASSSLCDSWKLTFGCSSEAQMLINHLCI